A genomic stretch from Malus domestica chromosome 15, GDT2T_hap1 includes:
- the LOC114821337 gene encoding cytochrome P450 711A1-like — NTILSLYQPSHLASLVPTMQSFVESVTQKFDLFKEDEEFTFSNLSLRLASDVIGQAASSVNFGLSKPQSIIESMDFINQHICSTTQLKMDLSGSFSIKLELLVSILQEPFRQLLKRIPGTMNWKVERTNRKLSGRLDEIVVKRMKDSERGSKDFLSPIMKAREELEMVAKNVFAQDYISAAAYEHLLAGSATTSFTLSSIVHLVAGHPDAEKKLLAEIDGFGPPDQMPTAHSLQHKSPYIDQVIKEAMRFCLVSPLVARETSREVEIGGYLLPKFMRKRVLTWKTLLKTSST; from the exons AACACTATATTATCATTGTATCAGCCATCACACCTAGCCAGCCTTGTGCCCACAATGCAATCATTCGTCGAGTCCGTAACTCAAAAGTTCGACTTGTTTAAAGAGGATGAAGAGTTTACCTTTTCTAACCTCTCCCTTAGGTTGGCCTCTGATGTAATAGGACAAGCTGCATCTAGTGTCAACTTTGGCCTCTCTAAACCACAATCCATCATTGAATCAATGGA TTTTATTAACCAACACATCTGTTCCACTACTCAGCTTAAGATGGATTTATCCGGTTCCTTTTCAATTAAACTGGAACTACTTGTTTCTATTCTTCAGGAGCCATTTAGGCAGCTCTTGAAAAGAATTCCCGGGACAATGAACTGGAAAGTTGAGCGTACTAACCGGAAGTTGAGTGGCCGGCTTGATGAGATTGTGGTGAAGAGAATGAAAGACAGTGAACGTGGTTCAAAGGACTTCTTGTCACCCATAATGAAAGCAAGGGA GGAGTTGGAAATGGTTGCCAAGAATGTCTTCGCTCAAGACTACATTAGTGCAGCTGCTTATGAGCATCTCCTGGCTGGATCAGCCACTACATCATTCACATTGTCTTCAATTGTCCACTTGGTTGCCGGACATCCAGATGCCGAAAAGAAGTTGCTAGCGGAAATTGATGGATTTGGACCTCCTGATCAGATGCCAACTGCTCATAGTCTTCAACACAAATCTCCATATATTGATCA GGTTATTAAAGAGGCAATGAGGTTTTGCCTGGTTTCCCCATTAGTTGCAAGAGAAACATCTAGAGAAGTCGAAATCGGAGGCTATCTTCTACCAAAG